Below is a genomic region from Lonsdalea populi.
ATCACGATCGCGGGTTTGACCTCATACCCTGTTTGTTCCAGCGCCTGCCGCGCGATGCCGCGCTCCACGCCGGAGGCTTCCACCACGATGCGGCAGGCGCGATCGACCAGCTTGGCGTTGGTCGCTTTCACATCCACCATCAGATTTTGGTACACCTTACCCAACCTGACCATCGCAGCGGTGGAAATCATATTCAGGACCAGCTTCTGGGCGGTGCCGGACTTCAGCCGCGTCGAGCCGGTCAGCACTTCGGGACCGACGACCGGGGAGATGGCGATCTCAGCCAGCCTGGCAATCGGCGACGCGGGGTTGCAGGAAATCGCCGCGGTATGGCAGCCGATACGGTGCGCATACTCCAGGCCGCCAATCACATAGGGAGTTCTGCCGGATGCCGCCAGCCCGATCACCATATCCTGCGAGGTCAGCGACAGCGCCGCCAGATCGGCCTCGCCCCCCGCTGGGTTATCTTCCGCACCTTCCACCGCCTTTAACAATGCGCCGGGACCGCCCGCGATCAGCCCGATCACCCGCCCCTGCGCGAGGCCGAAGGTCGGAGGACATTCGGAAGCGTCCAGCACGCCCAAACGTCCGCTGGTCCCCGCGCCGAGGTAGATCAGCCGACCGCCCGCCTTCATGCACGCGGCGGTGACGTCCACCGCCTGCGCAATCGCCGGCAGCACCTGCCGGATGGCTTCAGGCACCTGTCGGTCCTCTTCATTGATGAGGGCCAGCATGTCCAGCGTCGCCATACGATCTAAATCCATCGTCGCCGGGTGACGGCTCTCTGATACCAGTGCCCCTAAATCCATACTCTTCCTCACTTGTGAATGCGAAGCTGATGCGTGTCAGCTTCGTGATAAATCAGTCGTACCTGCTATCGTTATCACATGGCACTTTTCAACCGTTCAAAGTAAGCTATGCGGCAGCGGTCTACAATGCCTGATTGCCCAGGCGCCGATTCAGACCACGGAGTCCGGGCTCACCGGTGGGTAACAGAGACGTCACGTTGAAATTTCATGCGCAGCGCCAGTCATTAGTTCATGTTCTATTACATCTGTTCATCGGCAGCCTGCTGCTGGTGGCGGGTACGCTCTATGCGGACTGGAATTTCTCCGCCATCAACTCAATCACCGATCAGCGATATGGTCAGGCCACGCTGGAGGCACGCCAGCGGATAGCCGCATGGCAAGCATTGATGCAAGCGCAGCAAACGGCCACCGAAAGTCAGAAGCTGGAGTCGGTCAATCGCTTTTTCAATGACAGAATAGCTTACCGGGAAGACATCGACGTCTGGCGGCAAGAAGATTACTGGGCCACGCCGATCGAGATGTTACGAGAGGGGATGGGCGATTGCGAAGACTATGCGATCGCCAAATATCTGACGCTGATCCATCTTGGCGTCGAGCGTGAAAAGCTGCGCATCACCTACGTTAAAGCGCTGAGCCTAGATCGTGCGCATATGGTGCTCAGCTATTACCCTTCACCAAACGCCATCCCGTTGATCCTGGATAGTTTGATTACCGAGATCCGACCCGCCACCCAGCGTAACGATTTGCTGCCGGTCTATTCCTTTAATGGCGGCGGACTCTGGCTCCCTGGCGCTGGCGGCAACCGACGCGCCGGCGACAGCAAACGTCTGTCTCGCTGGCAGGACTTATTAATTAAAATGCGCGCAGAAGGATTTTCTCTTGATGAGTAGGATGGGGCTATGTCGCTATTTAAACAATTACTGATAGCCATCTGTTTGTTTATGCTGTTCATTTTCAGCGGTAGTTTTATCGCCAACCTGGAAAGTTCACGCGAACAATATAACAACCAGCTGCACTCGCACGCCCAGGACGCCGCCACGGCTTTGGGCGTGGCGCTCACGCCGAACATCGACGATCCAGCGATGGTGGAATTGCTGGTCAGTTCTATTTTCGATGGCGGCTATTTTTCCAGCATTCGCATCATCGATCTGGAAACCCACAAGGTGACGATGGAGCGCGTCACATCGCCGGAAGTCTCCAGCGTTCCCGCCTGGTTTGTCCGACTGGTGAATTTGCAGCCCGGCCAGGGTCAAGCCATTGTGATGCGCGGCTGGGAACAGGCGGCGCGGGTCGAGGTGGTCAGCCATCCGATATTCGCCATCGCGAGACTGTGGCAAGGCACCTCCGCGTCACTGCTCTGGCTGTTGTCGTGCGGCGCCATCGGACTGGTGCTCGGCGCCTTGTTCCTGCGCCGTCAACTGCGCGCGCTGGATGATATGGTCGTGCAATCGCTCGCGATTTGTCGTCGCGAGTTCCTGAGCATCCCTAAACTGCCCAAAACGCCGGAACTGCGCCGGGTCGTCCAAGCCATGAACCTGATGGTCACCAAACTGCAGTCCCTGTTCGAAGAGGAAGCCCAGCGAAGCGAGCGCTTACGTAAGGAAGCCTATCAGGATCCGCAAACCGGACTGGCTAACCGCCGCGCCATGGATATCCAGTTGGAAACTCGCCTGAGCGATGAAGAAGCCTCTACCGGTTATCTGATTATGCTGCGGCTGCAGGATCTGGCGGGCATGAACCAGCGTCTGGGCGCGCCCAAAACCGATGCCCTGCTGGCCTCCGTTGCGCAAAATATTCTGAAATGCAGAAAACGTTATGTCGAAGCCGATAGCCTCGCCGCGCGTATTCGCGGCGGAGAGTTCGCCATTTTCTGCCCCGGTCTGGTACAGAAAGAAGCGCAGGCGCTGGCCGACGAACTGTCAAACCGGATTGAGGCGCTGTTTCTGACCGGCGAGACGGATGTCTCGCCCGTCGCCCGCTTAGCGCTGGTGTCATTTCAGCACGGGGATTCGCCGGCGTCGCTGTTCATCCGCGGCGATCGTCTGCTGATGAAAGCGGAGCGCAATTCGGATATCCATGCCGAAGAAGAGGAAAACGGCCAGGAGTCTCAATGGGTAGCGGACCGCCATCACTGGTTTACCCTGCTGGATCCGTTGCTGGCGCAGGAGAATATCCAGCTCTTTCTCCAGCCGGTGATGGACTGCGCTCAAAAAGGTCAGATTCTTCATCACAAGGTGCTGGCTCGCATCCTCGACCAGGAAGGCCACACCATCAACGCAGGGCAATTCTTGCCGTGGGTCCAACGCTTCGGATGGAATACGCGTCTTGATCAGGTGATGATGAAGCACACCCTTGCCTATTTGCAGCGGTACGACGGCACG
It encodes:
- the murQ gene encoding N-acetylmuramic acid 6-phosphate etherase translates to MDLGALVSESRHPATMDLDRMATLDMLALINEEDRQVPEAIRQVLPAIAQAVDVTAACMKAGGRLIYLGAGTSGRLGVLDASECPPTFGLAQGRVIGLIAGGPGALLKAVEGAEDNPAGGEADLAALSLTSQDMVIGLAASGRTPYVIGGLEYAHRIGCHTAAISCNPASPIARLAEIAISPVVGPEVLTGSTRLKSGTAQKLVLNMISTAAMVRLGKVYQNLMVDVKATNAKLVDRACRIVVEASGVERGIARQALEQTGYEVKPAIVMLLTGCDAAQAQEKLARHQGYLRDAIQE
- the lapD gene encoding cyclic di-GMP receptor LapD; this encodes MSLFKQLLIAICLFMLFIFSGSFIANLESSREQYNNQLHSHAQDAATALGVALTPNIDDPAMVELLVSSIFDGGYFSSIRIIDLETHKVTMERVTSPEVSSVPAWFVRLVNLQPGQGQAIVMRGWEQAARVEVVSHPIFAIARLWQGTSASLLWLLSCGAIGLVLGALFLRRQLRALDDMVVQSLAICRREFLSIPKLPKTPELRRVVQAMNLMVTKLQSLFEEEAQRSERLRKEAYQDPQTGLANRRAMDIQLETRLSDEEASTGYLIMLRLQDLAGMNQRLGAPKTDALLASVAQNILKCRKRYVEADSLAARIRGGEFAIFCPGLVQKEAQALADELSNRIEALFLTGETDVSPVARLALVSFQHGDSPASLFIRGDRLLMKAERNSDIHAEEEENGQESQWVADRHHWFTLLDPLLAQENIQLFLQPVMDCAQKGQILHHKVLARILDQEGHTINAGQFLPWVQRFGWNTRLDQVMMKHTLAYLQRYDGTLALSLSGSTVLDLQLMAEWLAPLKAHPQRASRLILELDENQLPDAQQLDLLVKLLNEFGCKLGLQHFGGRFTIIGNLSKWGLAYLKIDGSYIRGIDQAEDKKVFITALQRAMNSIDLPLIAERVETKGELEELRALGIKGAMGRLLGEPFPVLFS
- the lapG gene encoding cysteine protease LapG — encoded protein: MFIGSLLLVAGTLYADWNFSAINSITDQRYGQATLEARQRIAAWQALMQAQQTATESQKLESVNRFFNDRIAYREDIDVWRQEDYWATPIEMLREGMGDCEDYAIAKYLTLIHLGVEREKLRITYVKALSLDRAHMVLSYYPSPNAIPLILDSLITEIRPATQRNDLLPVYSFNGGGLWLPGAGGNRRAGDSKRLSRWQDLLIKMRAEGFSLDE